The proteins below come from a single Prochlorococcus marinus CUG1415 genomic window:
- a CDS encoding ribonuclease catalytic domain-containing protein — MKDLTNLKTYIIDSDDPHEVDDAISLEKKEGNIKNLWIHISNPCKLFLHDSNVDLDARRRNSSLYLIDQYVPMLPKDILEKANLAQNKVSETISAAIEFNDDGSVNNYEIIEAIIKPKYQLTYEDANEILELEPKEEIELIEIKNLLEKSIDFRKKQGAIIFDSPNSKIKLYKDKVILNKLEKTISQIIVAESMILMGYVTSLFLDKYNLAAAFRIQKLNCNPSEILNRYNDSEIKYIILKQYMGRSYITTKSSIHESLGLKMYVQCTSPLRRYLDLIIQRQVYNKINNYELLSINAVSKIIDYSKDRQTENNNIFKNDKFKYLTLFFKNEKKPFYKIIFVKWINHKRNIALVYFPDYSLEILITLFVSIEIYSNKIYKVKYIINDSNLLEFIY, encoded by the coding sequence TTGAAAGATTTAACTAATTTAAAAACATATATTATTGACTCTGATGATCCACATGAGGTTGATGACGCTATTTCTTTAGAAAAAAAAGAAGGAAATATAAAAAATTTATGGATACATATAAGTAATCCATGCAAACTCTTTTTGCATGACTCTAATGTTGATTTAGATGCAAGAAGGAGAAATAGCAGTTTATATTTAATTGATCAATATGTCCCAATGCTACCAAAAGATATTCTTGAAAAGGCAAATCTAGCTCAAAATAAAGTTTCAGAAACTATTAGTGCAGCAATAGAATTCAATGACGATGGATCAGTAAATAATTATGAAATAATTGAAGCAATAATAAAACCAAAATATCAATTAACATATGAAGATGCAAATGAAATATTAGAATTAGAACCTAAAGAAGAAATTGAATTAATTGAGATTAAAAATTTATTAGAAAAAAGTATTGACTTCAGAAAGAAACAAGGAGCAATTATTTTTGATAGTCCTAATAGTAAAATTAAATTATATAAGGATAAAGTTATACTAAATAAATTAGAGAAAACAATATCACAAATTATAGTTGCAGAATCAATGATATTAATGGGTTATGTTACAAGTTTATTTCTAGATAAATATAACTTAGCGGCTGCATTTAGGATTCAGAAATTAAATTGCAATCCATCTGAAATACTTAATAGATACAATGATAGTGAAATTAAATATATAATATTAAAGCAATATATGGGGAGAAGTTATATAACAACTAAGTCGAGTATCCATGAATCATTAGGCCTTAAAATGTATGTACAATGCACTTCGCCATTAAGAAGATACCTTGATTTAATTATACAAAGACAAGTATATAATAAAATTAATAATTATGAACTCCTAAGTATAAATGCAGTCTCTAAGATTATTGATTATTCAAAGGATAGACAAACAGAGAATAATAATATTTTTAAAAATGACAAATTTAAGTATTTAACATTATTTTTTAAGAATGAAAAAAAACCTTTCTATAAAATAATATTTGTTAAGTGGATTAATCATAAAAGAAATATTGCTTTGGTTTATTTCCCAGATTATTCACTAGAAATACTTATTACTCTTTTTGTATCAATAGAAATATATAGTAATAAAATATATAAAGTTAAATATATTATAAATGATAGTAATCTTTTAGAGTTTATTTATTAA
- the rpsR gene encoding 30S ribosomal protein S18 — protein sequence MPNSIFKKQLSPIKPGDPIDYKDVELLKKFITERGKILPRRMTGLTSKQQRDLTLAVKRARIVALLPFVNPEG from the coding sequence ATGCCTAATTCAATTTTTAAAAAACAATTATCACCTATCAAACCTGGAGATCCTATTGACTATAAGGATGTAGAACTCCTAAAAAAATTCATAACTGAGAGGGGTAAAATTTTACCAAGAAGGATGACTGGATTAACCTCAAAGCAACAAAGAGATCTTACATTAGCTGTAAAAAGAGCCAGAATTGTAGCTCTTTTACCCTTCGTAAATCCTGAAGGCTAA
- the metG gene encoding methionine--tRNA ligase: MTFVITTPLYYVNDKPHLGSVYTTIICDSIARYKRLVGEDVIFITGVDEHGLKIQRTANEKGIEPKSHCDEISEIFNINWKNWNITFDKFIRTSSKNHEVVVNEFYERVKASDDIYMGVQKGWYCVGCEEFKDNPENSSTYKCPIHQKNLEWKNEENLFFKLSKYQKEIEKIINEPSFIEPIERKNEIINFVSRGLKDFSISRTNVSWGIPVPGYDNHTFYVWFDALLGYVSAISSEAKDQSLEKSINGGWPADVHLIGKDILRFHAVYWPAMLISANMKVPKKVFGHGFLTREGQKMGKSLGNVLDPDLLLSKYGNDPVRWYLIKDISLGNDGDFQDKRFVDIINNDLANTIGNLLNRTSSMSRKWFDNKVPNNEKILSENKLEDYAKIAVENYMHNFDIYKLDLAANEVLSLAINTNLYLNDNQPWMLIKENDNIPLVKKIIYNVLESTRIIGLLLLPLLPELSSRINEQLGSIYREEIPWKQQLSWGLLVSNSSLPKPTPIINKLEYEQHL, encoded by the coding sequence ATGACTTTTGTCATTACTACCCCTTTATACTATGTTAATGATAAACCTCATTTAGGAAGTGTATATACAACAATAATTTGTGACTCAATAGCTAGGTATAAAAGGCTTGTAGGTGAAGATGTTATTTTCATCACAGGTGTTGATGAACATGGTTTAAAAATACAAAGAACAGCTAATGAAAAGGGTATTGAACCAAAATCACATTGTGATGAAATCTCAGAAATCTTTAATATTAATTGGAAAAATTGGAATATAACCTTTGATAAATTTATAAGGACAAGCTCAAAAAATCATGAAGTTGTTGTTAATGAATTTTATGAAAGAGTAAAAGCATCAGATGATATCTATATGGGAGTACAAAAAGGTTGGTACTGTGTCGGTTGTGAAGAATTTAAAGACAATCCAGAAAACTCATCAACATACAAGTGTCCCATACATCAAAAAAATCTAGAATGGAAAAATGAAGAGAATCTCTTTTTTAAGCTTTCGAAATATCAAAAAGAAATTGAGAAAATAATCAACGAACCTTCTTTTATAGAGCCAATAGAAAGAAAGAATGAAATTATAAATTTTGTTTCTAGAGGTTTAAAGGATTTTTCAATTTCAAGAACAAATGTCTCATGGGGAATTCCTGTCCCTGGTTATGATAATCATACCTTTTATGTATGGTTTGATGCTTTACTTGGATATGTAAGTGCCATTAGTTCTGAAGCAAAAGATCAATCATTAGAAAAATCAATTAATGGAGGATGGCCAGCTGATGTTCATTTAATTGGTAAAGATATACTTAGGTTCCATGCTGTATATTGGCCTGCAATGCTCATTTCTGCCAATATGAAAGTCCCTAAAAAAGTTTTTGGCCACGGGTTCCTTACAAGAGAGGGGCAAAAAATGGGCAAAAGCTTGGGAAATGTACTCGACCCTGACTTATTGCTTTCAAAATATGGAAATGATCCTGTAAGGTGGTACCTCATTAAAGACATATCACTAGGAAATGATGGAGATTTTCAAGATAAGAGATTTGTTGACATTATCAATAATGACTTAGCTAATACAATTGGTAATTTATTAAATAGAACATCATCTATGTCTAGAAAATGGTTTGATAATAAAGTGCCAAATAATGAAAAAATTCTAAGTGAAAATAAATTAGAGGATTATGCCAAAATTGCAGTTGAAAACTATATGCATAATTTTGATATCTACAAATTAGATCTAGCCGCTAATGAAGTGCTTAGCCTAGCAATTAATACAAATTTATATTTGAATGATAATCAGCCATGGATGTTAATAAAAGAGAATGATAATATACCTCTAGTAAAAAAAATTATTTATAACGTATTAGAAAGTACCCGAATAATAGGATTATTATTACTACCTTTATTGCCCGAATTATCTTCAAGAATTAATGAACAACTGGGTTCTATATACAGAGAGGAAATTCCTTGGAAACAACAATTAAGTTGGGGATTATTAGTTAGTAACTCAAGTCTTCCTAAACCCACTCCAATCATTAATAAACTGGAGTATGAGCAACATTTATAG
- a CDS encoding cofactor assembly of complex C subunit B, which translates to MGLNGKSLIIIGAILFIFQIANFISIETITPELERAQVLAAIASLIIILIGFLFKQFEPLAGEKADLKGENKFLFDRTIPDEVIDELAWGSEAILTSTAAAAILIHNDGVNILRRGITSSNEFKPGETCLRSIKDMKLISLANTKFYPGRDEFFNFCADIPSILVVPINTKAFILIGGWSAKCFTKSDEKWINNWSKKINNIFSKNNI; encoded by the coding sequence ATGGGATTAAATGGGAAATCTCTAATAATAATCGGTGCAATACTCTTTATTTTTCAGATAGCAAATTTCATTTCAATAGAAACAATTACTCCTGAGCTTGAAAGAGCACAAGTATTAGCTGCAATAGCATCATTAATTATTATTTTGATAGGTTTTTTATTTAAACAATTCGAACCTTTAGCTGGTGAGAAAGCTGATTTAAAAGGAGAAAATAAGTTTCTCTTCGATAGAACCATTCCGGATGAAGTTATTGATGAACTTGCCTGGGGTTCTGAAGCTATATTAACTTCTACAGCAGCAGCAGCAATATTAATCCACAATGATGGCGTAAATATATTAAGAAGAGGAATCACTTCAAGTAATGAATTTAAACCTGGGGAAACTTGCCTGAGATCCATAAAAGATATGAAATTAATATCATTAGCAAACACTAAATTTTATCCCGGAAGAGATGAATTTTTTAATTTTTGTGCCGATATTCCATCTATCTTAGTTGTACCTATAAATACGAAGGCTTTCATATTGATAGGAGGATGGAGTGCTAAATGTTTTACTAAATCTGATGAAAAATGGATAAATAACTGGTCTAAGAAAATTAATAATATTTTTTCAAAAAATAATATTTAA
- the clpS gene encoding ATP-dependent Clp protease adapter ClpS — MLNSLITVLDQKKSKAKYPEARVIVLDDSFNTFQHVANCILTIIPGMIEKRAWDLTIKVDKTGSAEVWRGNLEQAELYHEQLFSKGLTMAPIEKT; from the coding sequence ATGTTAAATTCACTCATTACAGTCTTAGATCAAAAGAAATCTAAAGCAAAATATCCAGAAGCCAGGGTAATAGTTCTGGATGATAGTTTTAATACTTTTCAACATGTCGCAAATTGTATTCTGACAATAATCCCAGGCATGATTGAAAAAAGGGCATGGGATCTAACCATCAAAGTTGACAAGACAGGATCTGCGGAAGTATGGAGAGGTAATCTTGAACAAGCAGAGCTATATCATGAACAACTCTTCAGCAAAGGATTAACAATGGCTCCGATTGAGAAAACATAA
- a CDS encoding DUF4922 domain-containing protein: MSLEIFWEKALEQTRLSIDDESLYPLKTDIITSDLYEKDDFIIRKLDTSKFNKKKLYGPKQNPFSPWEKILEIDKIDNNHQLILNKYPVQKGHILLITNSWQPQNGWIDINDWNAIKKVNKDTSGLWFFNSSPIAGASQPHRHFQLLRRSKDEISCPREKWFLEMKLVKDCDSKLKKNIIVSKFNFLENSSSLLELYLELCKKLGLGDPIKDRKPRYPYNLLITNKWIAIIKRSNDNIHGFSINGLGFAGYLLVTEKSDINYLKKFGPEKLLECFV; this comes from the coding sequence ATGAGTTTAGAAATATTTTGGGAAAAAGCATTAGAACAAACTCGATTATCAATTGATGATGAATCATTATATCCACTCAAAACTGATATTATTACAAGCGATTTATATGAAAAAGATGACTTCATAATTAGAAAGCTTGATACTTCAAAATTTAATAAAAAAAAACTTTACGGTCCTAAGCAGAATCCATTTAGTCCATGGGAAAAGATACTAGAAATCGACAAAATTGATAATAATCATCAATTAATATTAAATAAGTACCCTGTACAAAAAGGGCATATTTTACTAATAACAAATAGTTGGCAACCTCAAAATGGATGGATAGATATTAATGATTGGAATGCGATCAAAAAAGTTAATAAAGATACTAGTGGATTATGGTTTTTTAACAGTTCTCCTATTGCAGGAGCAAGTCAACCTCACAGGCATTTTCAACTTCTACGTAGATCTAAAGATGAGATATCTTGCCCAAGAGAAAAGTGGTTTTTAGAAATGAAATTAGTTAAAGATTGTGATAGTAAGCTTAAAAAGAATATTATCGTATCCAAATTTAACTTTTTAGAAAATTCATCATCTCTTTTAGAATTGTATTTAGAATTATGTAAGAAATTAGGACTTGGGGACCCTATTAAGGATAGAAAACCGAGATATCCATACAATCTTTTAATAACTAATAAATGGATTGCAATTATAAAAAGAAGTAATGATAATATCCATGGATTCAGTATTAACGGTTTAGGGTTCGCAGGGTATTTACTAGTAACTGAAAAATCGGATATTAATTATTTAAAAAAATTTGGCCCAGAAAAACTTTTAGAATGTTTTGTTTGA
- a CDS encoding tRNA (cytidine(34)-2'-O)-methyltransferase, translated as MEVALFEPRIPQNTGNIARSCAAFNIPLNLIEPLGFKLEDKYLKRAGLDYWPLVTVNKYGNFDKFLASKETKRIISFSKKNGIYLKDFKFQEDDILLFGREDSGLPEYIIDKSDFLISIFMPNLQTGNNDQKGVRSLNLSVACGIAIYEAHKQINFQNGN; from the coding sequence TTGGAAGTCGCTCTTTTTGAACCTAGAATCCCTCAAAATACTGGTAATATAGCCAGATCATGTGCTGCATTTAATATACCTTTAAATCTTATAGAGCCCTTAGGTTTTAAACTAGAAGATAAATATTTAAAAAGAGCAGGATTAGACTATTGGCCACTAGTTACCGTTAATAAGTATGGGAATTTTGATAAATTTTTGGCGTCAAAAGAAACAAAAAGAATAATTTCTTTTAGTAAGAAAAATGGGATATATTTAAAGGATTTTAAATTTCAGGAAGATGATATTTTGCTATTTGGGAGAGAAGATTCAGGATTACCAGAATACATTATTGATAAAAGTGACTTTTTAATATCAATATTTATGCCAAATTTACAAACTGGAAACAATGATCAAAAAGGTGTTAGGAGTCTAAATCTTTCCGTAGCATGCGGTATCGCTATATATGAGGCCCATAAACAAATAAATTTTCAAAATGGTAATTAA
- a CDS encoding DUF2237 family protein codes for MTMNNQIQLNVLAEKIELCNCAPMTGWFRDGFCNYDKNDGGNHSICCVMDDNFLKYSKSQGNDLITPMPIYSFPGLKDGDHWCICLDRWKQALLDGLAPKVILESTNIIVLESVPLKKLKEYQFNKK; via the coding sequence ATGACTATGAATAATCAAATTCAATTGAATGTCTTAGCAGAAAAAATTGAGCTTTGTAATTGTGCACCTATGACAGGCTGGTTCAGAGATGGATTTTGCAACTATGACAAAAATGATGGTGGGAATCATTCTATATGTTGTGTAATGGATGATAATTTCCTGAAATATAGTAAATCACAAGGTAATGATTTAATAACTCCCATGCCTATTTATTCGTTTCCAGGACTAAAGGATGGAGATCATTGGTGTATTTGTCTTGATAGGTGGAAGCAAGCATTATTAGACGGACTAGCACCAAAAGTAATATTAGAATCAACAAATATTATAGTCTTAGAATCAGTACCTCTAAAAAAATTGAAAGAATATCAATTTAATAAAAAGTAA
- a CDS encoding peroxiredoxin has product MSLRVGQEAPDFSATAVYDQEFKEITLSDLRGKWVVLFFYPLDFTFVCPTEITAFSDRYQDFSSLNTEILGVSVDSKHCHLAWIQTPRNEGGIGDINYPLVSDLKRDICQAYNVLNEDGEADRGLFLINPEGIVMHTTVNKAPVGRNVDETLRILQGYQYVAANPDEVCPANWTPGEKTMLEDPKGSKEYFSAL; this is encoded by the coding sequence ATGAGCTTAAGAGTTGGACAAGAAGCACCAGATTTTAGTGCTACAGCAGTATATGATCAAGAGTTTAAGGAGATTACACTTTCAGATCTAAGAGGTAAGTGGGTTGTTTTATTCTTTTACCCATTAGACTTTACCTTTGTATGTCCAACCGAGATCACTGCATTTAGTGATAGATATCAAGATTTCTCATCACTTAATACGGAAATACTTGGGGTATCAGTAGATAGCAAACACTGTCATTTGGCATGGATACAAACTCCAAGAAATGAGGGTGGGATAGGTGATATTAACTATCCATTAGTTTCAGATTTAAAAAGAGATATTTGCCAGGCATACAATGTCCTTAATGAAGATGGAGAAGCCGATAGAGGTTTATTTCTCATCAATCCAGAAGGAATAGTTATGCATACAACTGTTAACAAAGCCCCTGTAGGAAGAAATGTTGATGAAACACTAAGAATCCTTCAAGGTTATCAATACGTTGCGGCCAATCCAGATGAAGTATGTCCGGCAAACTGGACACCTGGTGAGAAAACAATGTTAGAAGATCCCAAAGGTAGTAAAGAATATTTTTCTGCGCTATAG
- a CDS encoding bifunctional adenosylcobinamide kinase/adenosylcobinamide-phosphate guanylyltransferase — translation MNAKNLINRDNISHIIFITGGTKSGKSEFAEHLAKDVKELSYVALSENNIDDKEWQEKINLHRKRRPNDWKLIETADLLNTLNQEDGPLLIDSIGGFVVESIGKDHNEWSTKMHLLIGLLMRRKSITFIVGEQVGWSLVSEYKIGNTYIERIGELQKKVTKISKDNWLAINGRAIKIDEISIEIPT, via the coding sequence ATGAATGCCAAAAATTTAATTAACAGAGATAATATATCTCACATTATTTTTATTACGGGTGGAACGAAGAGTGGAAAAAGTGAATTCGCAGAACACTTGGCAAAGGATGTAAAAGAATTATCATACGTTGCCTTATCTGAAAACAATATTGATGATAAAGAATGGCAAGAAAAAATTAATTTACATCGAAAAAGAAGGCCAAATGATTGGAAATTAATAGAAACGGCAGATCTATTAAATACATTAAATCAGGAAGATGGTCCATTATTAATAGATTCGATTGGCGGATTTGTTGTGGAAAGTATTGGGAAAGATCATAATGAATGGTCAACGAAGATGCATTTACTTATAGGTCTTTTAATGAGAAGAAAAAGCATAACATTTATTGTTGGCGAACAAGTAGGTTGGAGTCTGGTTTCTGAATATAAAATTGGTAATACTTATATTGAAAGAATTGGCGAGCTTCAAAAGAAAGTAACCAAAATATCAAAAGATAATTGGCTGGCAATAAACGGCAGAGCAATCAAAATAGATGAAATAAGTATAGAAATACCTACTTAA
- the rpmG gene encoding 50S ribosomal protein L33 gives MAKKGTRVVVTLECTEARTSTDPKRSNGVSRYTTEKNRRNTTERLELKKFNPHLNRMTIHKEIK, from the coding sequence ATGGCCAAAAAAGGGACAAGAGTTGTAGTGACCTTGGAATGTACTGAAGCCAGGACAAGCACAGATCCTAAGAGATCAAATGGTGTCTCAAGATATACTACTGAAAAGAATCGTAGAAATACTACTGAAAGATTAGAACTAAAAAAGTTTAATCCTCATTTAAACAGAATGACAATTCATAAAGAAATAAAGTAA
- a CDS encoding fusion glycoprotein F0, whose product MKLKINKYILSLIVTGLIFILIPSTTYATEISSINKFFGITQQKTIINYEKSQPSSIDNPVVDPNFNTMRSKDTESSTATYIVIGLLIAATIIPLATWWYFSK is encoded by the coding sequence ATGAAACTAAAAATCAATAAATATATACTTTCGCTTATAGTTACTGGCTTAATATTTATTCTTATTCCCTCAACTACATACGCAACAGAAATTAGTAGTATAAATAAATTTTTTGGTATTACTCAACAAAAGACCATTATAAATTACGAAAAAAGTCAGCCTTCATCTATTGATAACCCTGTAGTTGATCCAAATTTTAACACTATGAGATCAAAAGATACTGAGAGTTCAACTGCTACTTATATAGTTATTGGTTTGTTAATTGCTGCTACTATTATCCCTCTAGCTACATGGTGGTATTTCTCTAAATAA
- the pheT gene encoding phenylalanine--tRNA ligase subunit beta — protein MKVSQNWLKNLVEITSTPEDLSEKLSIGGFEVESLEDCSENVNGVVLGKVLSVLKHEGSDKLSICQVDIGTSKNLQIICGARNIKPNIYVYVATVGAKLNAVDLTIKRSEIRGVMSEGMICSLQELGLEDSSEGIEIIDEDLALKHELGTPGAELLQLNDFIYDLAITANRPDGMSVIGIAREISALLESTFNFPELNHKYNIHLLKGIKLCPEAIKSNCIYTISCIDGVNGDKLSPKWLKDRIEKSGIKSINLIVDLTNYILLEQGQPLHAFDKEKLSNLIGKDVSPEDFSVRKAKDNESLVCLDGKNYELNENITVITCCDKPVAIAGVIGGLETSVTNTTSSIYLEGAVFNPVTIRKSSKAVGIRTESSSRYEKGISSKNTITAVTRAINLLEEYFSINLPMINTSNLTNDEEIFIKLRRNRIHKILGPLIINDQFEKRNLSDTEIVDKLTLIGCTLKNKEYGWDVAVIPNRSQDLIREIDLIEEIARLIGYDRFDLNLPNPIKPGKLSSEQLALRKVKNGFTENGFNEVLSYSLVPEDKETLIKISNPLLLETSCLRNNIWKEHLEIVNRNIKAGQTSCYIFEIGNVFHKNTESIQEEVLNGAIYGNRKFGKWVNSDKDNDLNYYQARGKLKEALACLNIKIDDKPTDSFDFLHPGRTAKLIIEGKDAGYFGEIHPKLILEKKSLKKVYLFSINVANLLGASTRKNKWIPIFKQYPIVPKMERDINFVFSKEFLISDITSEIRKTGKNLLEDVYLIDVFKDIKLGEDYISYTFRLSYRDKNKTLLDSDINSIHSSIISKVENSFNTKLRN, from the coding sequence ATGAAAGTTTCTCAAAATTGGTTAAAAAATTTAGTAGAAATTACTTCTACTCCTGAAGATCTCTCTGAGAAATTGTCTATTGGTGGATTTGAGGTTGAATCATTAGAAGATTGTTCAGAAAATGTAAATGGTGTTGTTTTAGGTAAGGTTTTATCTGTTTTAAAACACGAAGGATCTGACAAACTCTCAATTTGCCAAGTCGATATTGGTACTTCAAAGAATTTACAAATTATCTGTGGTGCGCGAAATATTAAACCAAATATTTATGTTTATGTTGCTACTGTCGGTGCGAAATTAAATGCAGTTGATTTAACTATTAAAAGAAGTGAAATTAGAGGTGTCATGAGTGAAGGAATGATATGCTCTCTGCAGGAATTAGGATTAGAAGACTCTAGCGAAGGGATAGAGATCATTGATGAAGATTTAGCCTTGAAACATGAACTTGGCACTCCAGGGGCTGAATTGCTTCAGTTAAATGATTTTATATATGATTTAGCCATTACAGCTAATAGACCTGACGGAATGTCGGTTATAGGTATAGCCCGTGAAATTTCTGCCCTTTTAGAATCCACATTCAATTTTCCAGAATTAAACCATAAATACAATATTCATTTACTTAAGGGAATTAAACTTTGCCCAGAGGCTATAAAATCTAATTGCATTTATACAATAAGCTGCATTGATGGAGTAAATGGAGATAAATTATCGCCAAAATGGCTTAAAGACCGTATAGAAAAATCAGGTATAAAATCGATTAATCTTATAGTGGATTTAACAAACTATATTCTTTTAGAGCAAGGACAACCTTTGCATGCGTTTGATAAAGAAAAACTATCTAATTTAATTGGAAAGGATGTTTCTCCTGAAGACTTCTCTGTGCGAAAAGCCAAGGATAATGAAAGCCTTGTATGTTTAGATGGTAAAAACTATGAATTAAATGAAAATATTACAGTAATTACTTGTTGTGATAAACCTGTTGCTATTGCTGGGGTGATAGGTGGGTTAGAGACTTCTGTAACCAATACTACCTCTTCTATTTACCTTGAAGGCGCTGTTTTTAATCCAGTTACTATAAGAAAATCTTCAAAGGCGGTTGGCATTAGAACAGAATCTAGCAGTAGATATGAAAAAGGGATTTCATCAAAAAATACAATAACTGCAGTTACTAGAGCTATTAATCTTCTAGAAGAATATTTTTCTATTAATTTACCAATGATAAATACTTCGAATTTAACAAATGATGAGGAAATTTTTATTAAATTACGTAGAAATCGAATACATAAAATTCTTGGTCCATTAATCATTAACGATCAATTTGAAAAAAGAAATTTATCTGATACTGAAATAGTTGATAAATTAACACTCATAGGTTGTACTTTAAAGAATAAAGAATATGGCTGGGATGTAGCAGTAATTCCTAATAGATCACAAGATTTAATCAGAGAAATAGATTTAATTGAAGAAATTGCGAGATTAATAGGCTATGACAGATTCGACTTGAACCTTCCTAATCCAATTAAGCCTGGGAAATTGTCATCAGAACAGTTGGCATTGAGAAAAGTAAAAAATGGGTTTACAGAAAATGGTTTTAATGAAGTACTTAGCTACTCTCTAGTTCCAGAAGATAAAGAAACACTTATAAAGATTTCTAATCCTTTGTTATTAGAAACTAGCTGCCTAAGAAATAATATCTGGAAAGAACATTTGGAGATTGTAAACCGGAATATAAAAGCTGGACAAACAAGTTGTTATATATTTGAAATTGGAAATGTTTTTCATAAGAATACTGAGTCCATTCAAGAAGAAGTACTGAATGGTGCAATTTATGGCAATAGAAAATTTGGAAAATGGGTAAATTCGGATAAGGATAATGATCTTAATTATTATCAGGCTAGAGGAAAGTTAAAGGAAGCCTTAGCATGTTTGAATATAAAAATTGACGATAAACCTACTGACTCATTTGATTTTCTACATCCAGGAAGAACAGCAAAATTAATTATTGAGGGTAAAGATGCAGGTTATTTTGGAGAAATTCATCCAAAATTAATACTAGAAAAGAAGTCATTAAAAAAAGTTTATTTATTTAGCATTAATGTAGCTAACCTCTTGGGAGCTAGTACAAGAAAAAATAAATGGATTCCAATATTTAAGCAATACCCAATTGTTCCGAAAATGGAAAGGGATATTAATTTTGTTTTCAGTAAGGAATTTTTAATTAGCGATATAACTTCAGAAATAAGAAAAACAGGAAAAAATCTTTTAGAGGATGTATATTTAATAGATGTTTTTAAAGATATTAAACTTGGGGAGGATTATATAAGCTATACATTTAGATTATCTTATAGAGATAAAAATAAAACATTACTGGACTCAGATATTAATTCAATACACTCAAGCATTATTTCTAAAGTTGAAAATAGTTTTAATACAAAGCTGAGGAATTAA
- the lptC gene encoding LPS export ABC transporter periplasmic protein LptC: MSNIYRLIIFLPLLVLGCAPTVFEEKKVIQKIDSFDMNIFSKSGDKIYSISSPNSSYDNIELKFDLKKPIINIFNGEETKYIISSEESTLSDNNKLLKLKGNVKLKTLKKDEDILYADNFIWNIEKTNYLLEGNIRFENQNIILNSGKAKLGPDNIIEFFNPVKYIIKDENKENKYEIKSENAYYNLNTDSVSFKSNEKRVKSIIYF, encoded by the coding sequence ATGAGCAACATTTATAGATTAATAATTTTCCTTCCATTACTTGTGCTTGGTTGTGCCCCAACTGTATTTGAAGAAAAAAAAGTAATACAAAAAATAGACAGTTTTGATATGAATATTTTCTCTAAAAGTGGAGATAAAATATATTCAATTTCCAGTCCAAATTCAAGTTATGACAATATTGAATTAAAATTCGATTTAAAAAAACCTATCATAAATATTTTCAATGGGGAAGAAACTAAATATATTATTAGTTCAGAAGAATCTACTTTATCAGACAACAATAAACTCCTAAAATTGAAAGGGAATGTTAAATTAAAAACTCTTAAGAAAGATGAGGATATTTTATATGCAGATAATTTTATTTGGAATATAGAAAAAACTAACTATCTATTAGAGGGTAATATAAGATTTGAGAATCAAAATATTATCTTGAATTCTGGAAAAGCCAAGTTGGGACCAGATAATATAATTGAATTTTTCAATCCAGTAAAATACATAATAAAGGATGAAAATAAAGAGAATAAATATGAAATAAAGTCAGAAAACGCCTACTACAATCTAAACACAGATTCAGTAAGTTTTAAATCAAATGAAAAAAGAGTTAAATCAATAATTTATTTTTAA